The DNA sequence GGAAGGGGCGGAATTGATCGTTCTTCCGGAGATGTTTGCTTGTCCCTATGAACCAGCCGCTTTTTCCAAAAACGCTGAAGCGTTTCCCGACGGAGAATGCTACCGGTTCCTGGCGGAGTTGGCTCGCAACACCGGTGCTTGGATCGTGGGAGGGTCGCTCCCCGAAAGAGAGGGAAACCGGATTTACAATTCGTCCTTTATCTACGATACCGCTGGAAAACTCCAGGGAGTACACCGGAAAATTCACTTGTTCGACGTGAACTTCCATTCATTGAGTTTTCGGGAATCAACCGTTATCCAGCCTGGCAATACACCGACCCTGATCAACACGCCCTGGGGAAGGCTTGGTGTTCTCATCTGTTACGATTTACGATTCCCCGAACTCAGCCGTTGGTACGCTCTGCGCGGAGCGGGAATGATCGCTGTACCGGCTGCCTTCAATCGCGTAACCGGCTCGCAACACTGGAACATCCTCTTCCGGACCCGTGCGGTGGATAACCAGGTTTTCATTTTCGGGGCCTCTCCGGCAACAAACCCCGGCAACTCTTACCAGGCGTATGGACACAGCCTAGTCGTTGATCCCATGGGCAGAGTGCTGGGTGAATTGGGCAAACAGGAGGGATACCTGGTACAGGAAATCGACCTGGATGAACTGACCCGGACCAGAAATTCTCTGCCCCTTCTCCGGCACCGGCGTCCGGATCTCTATGCGTTGAAACCGGAGATGGAAAACTATACGCCGTGGCCGTGATTTTTGATGAATGAGGCGATTGTGTTACACTATGGGAGAAAGAAAAAAGTAGAACTCAGAAAGATGCGTTGATAGAGCCTACCATCTTTGACACTGGAGGGACGCAATATGGCGCGTGGAGATATGAACTATTTTTTTGGCATCGGACGCCTGGCCCGCGATCCGGACCTGCGGTATACTCCCCAGGGAACCGCGGTGTGTAAATTCACGCTGGCCATGGGCCGTCAATATCAGGGGAAAAACGGGATGGTCGATGAAACGACCTTTATTACCGTAACCGCCTGGTCAAAACTGGGGGAAAACTGTGCCCGCTTTCTCCAAAAGGGAAGACAGGTCGCCGTCGTCGGAGAACTCAGGTCCAACCCTTGGGAGGACCGGGAAGGCAACCGCCGGACCTCTTACGAAATCAATGCAGCCAATGTCCAGTTCCTAAGCCCCCCTCGGCAGGGCACAGGAGAACGAAATACCGTCGTGTCCGAAGGACGCGGTTCCGGCGTGGATGTCGAGCCGTTCACTTTCCAAAACGGCGGTGATCACGACAACGCACTTGGAAACCTGGAGGATATTCCGCCCGATGACAACGATAACGTCGCACCGTTTTAGGGGGACAGTCCTCGCGACTGTGTTGTGCTTCATCGTTCTTACCCCCTTTCTGACTGCCGGCGCCGCTACGAGGGTGGATGTGGAAGGAATTGGCTCTGATTTAGAGGTGAACACCCAGCAGTACGAAGGCCGGATTTATATCGACGCCGAATCCCTGTTCAGCGCTATCGGGGGAGTGGTTTTCTATTCCCCGATCATGCAGAAGGTCCACCTCGCTTTCCGGGGCAGCAAATGGGTTCTTTCCATGGACAAGGGAACCGCTTTGTCGGATACCGGCTTGGAAATTCCGATGAGGAGGGACGTCTTTATTCATGACTTGCGGATTTTTATCACTCCCGAACTTTTTTATACACTTTTTGGGGTGACGATCAGCCCATCGAGAGTTCCAGCGGCAGCCACCCCCATTCCCACGGTCACGCCCCCCGAGGCCGCCCAGCCAACCAGGTTGAACATTCTGCAGGACGTTCGTTACTCATCCGACCAGATTGAAAACCGAACTCGGATCACGTTCGATTTCGTGAGCGACCCACCCTACCATACGGTCGAGGTGGATAATTCCGCCCGGCAGATCTTCATTCATTTTTCCCAGTGCTCGCTGGCCCAGGAGCTTGGTAGCATTTCTCTCGGCGACCACCGGGTCGAGAGAATCGATTTTCGCCGCCTCGCCGACAGCGTAGAGACATTGATCACGCTTAACGCGCCGGTTCGGGTCGACAAAGGTGTGTTGGGAGGAGCCCATCCCCGTATTTTTCTCGACATTTTCGAATCGATTCAAGCCGAGCGGGAACCGATCGTGGAAATTCTCGAGGAGCGTCCTGAAGTCGTTCCCACGCCCGCCATTTCTCCGACCCCAGCCATTCCATTGCCCTCGCCAAACATCGCTGAGGCGTTTCCCTATGAGGAAATGAACACCCGCTTGGTGGTTATCGATCCCGGCCACGGGGGGAGAGATCCCGGTGCGGTATCCGGAAATATCTTGGAAAAGGACGTGGTGCTCCAGATCTCCCTCAAGCTTCGGGACGAACTGATCAAACAGGGCTTCCAGGTGCTCATGACCCGCTACGATGATACCTATCCCACGCTGGTCGAGCGAACGGCCTTTGCCAACCACCACCACCCGCTTCTCTTTTT is a window from the Atribacteraceae bacterium genome containing:
- a CDS encoding N-acetylmuramoyl-L-alanine amidase — protein: MTTITSHRFRGTVLATVLCFIVLTPFLTAGAATRVDVEGIGSDLEVNTQQYEGRIYIDAESLFSAIGGVVFYSPIMQKVHLAFRGSKWVLSMDKGTALSDTGLEIPMRRDVFIHDLRIFITPELFYTLFGVTISPSRVPAAATPIPTVTPPEAAQPTRLNILQDVRYSSDQIENRTRITFDFVSDPPYHTVEVDNSARQIFIHFSQCSLAQELGSISLGDHRVERIDFRRLADSVETLITLNAPVRVDKGVLGGAHPRIFLDIFESIQAEREPIVEILEERPEVVPTPAISPTPAIPLPSPNIAEAFPYEEMNTRLVVIDPGHGGRDPGAVSGNILEKDVVLQISLKLRDELIKQGFQVLMTRYDDTYPTLVERTAFANHHHPLLFLSIHLNAAPNPQAHGVEAFVGSSRFWGEGAQDVAQRENRLFEGQESSIQPANDSFFQGLYLMSRELSMHFSNKLLQSIVDQTGQRNRGLKEAPLIILRGMLFPAVLFEIGFLTNAAEAQRLVNPEFHDKLIQGTVRAIKDFQGSSLLQKFIGDN
- a CDS encoding carbon-nitrogen hydrolase family protein, producing the protein MEPPKLLRIGIIQVLTGVDKADNLRRTDQLARAAAGEGAELIVLPEMFACPYEPAAFSKNAEAFPDGECYRFLAELARNTGAWIVGGSLPEREGNRIYNSSFIYDTAGKLQGVHRKIHLFDVNFHSLSFRESTVIQPGNTPTLINTPWGRLGVLICYDLRFPELSRWYALRGAGMIAVPAAFNRVTGSQHWNILFRTRAVDNQVFIFGASPATNPGNSYQAYGHSLVVDPMGRVLGELGKQEGYLVQEIDLDELTRTRNSLPLLRHRRPDLYALKPEMENYTPWP
- a CDS encoding single-stranded DNA-binding protein, which produces MARGDMNYFFGIGRLARDPDLRYTPQGTAVCKFTLAMGRQYQGKNGMVDETTFITVTAWSKLGENCARFLQKGRQVAVVGELRSNPWEDREGNRRTSYEINAANVQFLSPPRQGTGERNTVVSEGRGSGVDVEPFTFQNGGDHDNALGNLEDIPPDDNDNVAPF